Genomic segment of Camelina sativa cultivar DH55 unplaced genomic scaffold, Cs unpScaffold05093, whole genome shotgun sequence:
AGCAAGGTGATGCCACCTGCCCTCCTCAATTTCCAATCCAGAAAACGACAAATAATGTGAATTGCTAGTGGCAAGGGTCAGAACACCATCCTCCTGAAAGTAAAGTTCTGCATAGAATGGACTTTCATTGCTTACAGCACCAACAGAAAACATCCGGAAGATGTTTTGTTCGTGTTGCTGTGCACTTGAAATATACGTCTTTGATGAACCGCCAACTTTGGAGGCTTCTGATTCTTTTCCTTGGGTTGTTAAAAAATTACGAAACTGGaaccaacaaacaaatgaaTAACCAGCGGCAGGAGGCCAAGATCTTTCTCCCAGTGACACCTGGACAGAAGCATGC
This window contains:
- the LOC109131785 gene encoding protein SPIRRIG-like translates to SGHAIVGMMEKLILMEDTALEHLSLAPFVEMDMSKTGHASVQVSLGERSWPPAAGYSFVCWFQFRNFLTTQGKESEASKVGGSSKTYISSAQQHEQNIFRMFSVGAVSNESPFYAELYFQEDGVLTLATSNSHYLSFSGLEIEEGRWHHLAVVHSKPNALAGLFQASVAYVYLDGKLRHTGKLGYSPSPVGKS